Genomic DNA from Vespa velutina chromosome 6, iVesVel2.1, whole genome shotgun sequence:
GTAATATCGTTGTGtggtgttttttttatttcttcgacaAATACGCATAAATTAGCATTCCCGCGTTGTACTAGGATCAGTAGtacgaatatattatctttagctttcaatttgttttgaaaacaattttatgaaaaatggCGGTTGCGAGTGACGCTCTATATAACACTAGGATGGCGTCTTACGTATCGTCTAGCGCGTATTACGGTTACGTACCTCTCTGTACAAGAGAAAATATGTTTGATCATATTAATGAGTGTAATAGCGACAGCAGTGCACCTAGTATCGCGAGTAACCATTACGGTTCAGCTATGGAAACGGATGATGATGAATATGACTATTCTGCGGCGTCATGCCGTCTGAATAACCATTACGTGATTCCAGAGACGTCGTTGAGGAGGTGGCACGAGGTCGACAATAGACAGCAATACCATTGTTTATCACCGACGGAGCAACAACAGGCGGTCCATGGCGCCGACACGACGCGACGCAGGAACCGGAAACGATCCAATAACGATAGCGGTTCAACtatagaattgaaaaaatgtcGTAAAGGTAGGAAAGTTATATGTTTTTGGGAATCTCGAGCAATGAGAGTACgttttaaattttaacaacTGCTTGCACATTAAGTGATAGTAAGGAAGAACATGCGTATATTATTAGTCGTCCGTTAATAAATAGTAGCGGTCTCTTGTTCCAATTCGTATTCGTACGTATTTCAAACAATCCTTGTTAGAGGTCTCTGTTCGAATCTATTTTCTCGACGCGGGAGATCATTTAAACGGAGGAACTTCGTttgaaaacattaatatttattattcaatgtaattgaaatatttgacaAGCTTATTCAAACGCTtgctattatattttagtCACTGTATgtcgtaaaaatttcattatattatacatttttgcacattttaaaattatttgcacTTAAAGTTACctatgtatacacgtatacataagATAGATGAATGTGTACCAAATGCTATGCACCTAATTTtcacaataaaatttttaacatttaccGTTTACATATTACCTTggaaaggaaaatatcaaattagcTTTCATTTACGGGCTACTGTATTTACATCTGACTACAGATATTTGCAGTTGACCCAgacattgaatttattttaaagccTGTTGCATCCTGCCTTCTACTTTACAGTGGGTAAATGGTATGTGGTGGAAAAGATAGatgcaaaattttttcataaccTTGTGAAACTATTAATATGTTTGGTCTTTTTGTACTGGTAAGGATACAATCTACCGATGCAATGGATGGCATAGGAGATTACTAATCAAATTAGTTGATAAGTTAGTGGGTTTCGTTTCAGAGGCAGCTGCGTTTACTATGGTACAGGGAATGCAAAGAACTATGGATTGGCCACAATGCATTATGAGTCAACGTCATTATGCTTAAATTCTATCAACGATAAAACCTTGGATCATTCCTTGGTTATGACTGAAAGCTGCTGCAGGGCAGCAGGTAATCATAGTTTAATATGTAATGCAGATTATAGACATTTATCACCAAGCAATGGTTCTAAGTCGAGTGACAGCAGTGTGGAACTTGGGGAATTATTGTTCGAGACTCATGGATGCTCCATATATCATCATTATAGACAACAACAATTTGCAAAACATGATATTGAAACGGAATTTTAATTAGGTTCTTTAACTTAAACcgtttttcatatcttttcaCATTACATTTGTATTGAAGACCATATTCTttgttacatatttatatcctCTCCCCAATATGTCATTGCTCTGTTCGTGTggatcaaaataaatatttactttttgatagataaaagtttatttttttgttaaatatatccTGTAGTATACATCCTTGAATGCATACTAAACAtgaagtattaaatataaagacAACTTTCACTGCTTAAATATTACCAAAAAATTTACCTCATTAATTAGATTGGCTTTCAATTGCTTAAATAGgtgtatgtaatttattttccataaatattgatatttatatagaaaataaaatacatacacagtattttaattaatattgaagcttttatatattatgcagCTTTTGAAAGTTCATAAAACTCTgcaatagtaaatataatgaaataaatacttattatACAGTCACTGATTAATAACACTGACGGTATCGTCTAGTAGTTAATTTGCCTCTGTCATGTTCATCTTTTGCAGTTGTTTCATCTTCATCACTTTCTACTAGGGCACTTTCTAAAGTCCCTAAGGCTGCTCCTAATGATAATGTCACATCGTCTTGCAtttgttcattattttcttcattgtgATGAATCTATGAGgaacatttaaaattaaatatttcatataaaaattcttttgtattaatgtaacaataatttaCTTGTTGATTGCCAGAAGATTCAGATCTTGATTGATCAGCTTCTGCTAAATCTTCATTGCAACCTGGTTTAAGAGCAGATGCTGAAGCAGAAGCATTGTCGTTGTCTGGAGAACTCGATGTCTAAACATAATGAATAAGTATacataacattattttttatatctaaacacagaatacattatattcttatattttgcatggaataaaaacaaacttttttttagatatgtTTTAATAGCTACTTACAAGCATTTCTAAGCGATCTATTAATGGAACTTGTGCCATAGGAGATGATGAAGAACCAGCATGAGTTGATGCAACTAACTCATTTAATGAACACTGATTTTCCAAATTAAAACCTAATATAGCACCCACGTCTGAATCTTCGTCACTTGATCGACAACTATCACTCCCTGTTTGATCAGCTGCTTCATTCTGTTTAcatatgttaattaattaatttttaatgaatctcAATTAATTTAACTCTTTCCCATCGTAGCAGCGCAgatattctttcgtttcgaattattttcgttcaCACAACGAGTGACGTatgttcaattaattataacttgGAAACCTTAATCCATAggattatttgtattattactatagGCTTTAGTCCGTaacttatcttttatttatattatactggATATACTCTGAATTTCAACGGGAAAgagtttgaataaaataaaaaatgtagacataaaaaaaaaaaaaaaaaaaaaaagaaaaagattttataatattaaaattatgcaagtataaaaagatatttataccTGAGCATTCTGTAGTGGTTGTGTATCTTGCAAGAAACGGAGACTTATCAATAAAAGAGGAAGTCTTTTGTCTTCGCTTATAGCCGTAATCTCTTTTAAAATCGTTACTAAATTGTCAGGTCTCTTCTTATTAGCTACAACGAGTGACCTAATTACTTCTCTCATTTCAGGACTGTTTAGACATATATGacaaatttgttaaaattttatcaatttataaacattttttataattatttaactatAGTTTACcttaaattatgtaaaaaattttcatcattagTTGCATGTGGGAGTCTAAATGAGCTATGGGCTTCTTCTCCCGAATTATCAACTTGTGATACTTCATTTGTTATGATATTACTTCTCATTGtagtattttctctttcttgttgcTGTAAATTAGATTGTTGTTGGAGATTTAACGAATACTGTGTTTCTGCTATCATTAATGATGGTAAAGGTAAATTATCTGTTCCCTGTTCGCGATTTCGTTTATCCTTcctgaaaacaaaaagatattatagattaattcaaaagaaggcatatatatttattacttattacaatataattacgTACCCAAGAGAAGTGTGAACTGCACTACTTGCACTATTTGCAGAAGTAGTAGAATTTGAAATGGATGCTGTAGTAGAATCAGTTACTGTTTTCGCACTTCCAGAGAGTAAGTTTTGTCTCGAGTAActggaaaaattgaaaatgcaGTATaagtacaattattattttttttaaaagcatGTTTATAATGCTAAAAAACTCAGTAGTTATAACAAATCTAGTTTTCATCAGAATTACAACACACTCCTGTTTAGTATAATGGTCACCAtcacaaaaatttattatgattataattttaattacatgcACATTATTAATGGTTATAATTAAACTGATGGAACATcctattttatgaaaaattcgtTGGCAATTCAATTACATACCCTTGTATTACCTACCAACGTATTTTCCTAAAAAATGTATCTTCCACAATACTAATTAGTATTGTGGTCATTAACCACAGTGCTTGTAACTAAACAAATGACAAATACTTGGTGCAAATGGTTtcaataataagtaaaaggGGAGAGTAATAAGTAAAAAGTATAGATCgtggaatttattattaaatatgataatacatTAGATATAAAGAAACACAAAAGATGATAATGTGCAACCTTGTCAGTGAGGAGGTACTAACTCAATGGTGTTGATAAATTTCTGTTAGAAATAACATATACTTTGatggatattttttataatgattcaaAATCATGTAAAACTTTACTCAAACGTTAATAAGGTCTTACAATTAGTCATTTGTTACaccatatatacgtatataaatctCAATAAATATAGttcttaaaaatttgaattattttttcttttttttgtaatcctataatttatattttttctgctaaatttatgtatataaggcTTTGATTACCTTCGAAAGTTATCCCAGTAGTTGTTTGCTCTATTTCCAGGTGGTACTTGATTGTtcaattgttgttgttgatgttgttgaGAATTAGTACCTACTACTGAATGAGAAAGTGCAGGAGAAGTATTAGGTAATGAAACAAGATTTGGTAAAGAAGAACTTGGAGGTAATGCTGCATCTAATGTATCAGCAAGATGATGCACACTGCGGCTTAGATTAGAATATTCTTCCTGATTTTCGGAATTATTGCTTCTTTGTACTGCTTGAGATTGTCTTAACTGTAATTGCAGCTGAGTAATTGCTGTACGCATAGATTGCAATTCCCGTTGTTGTACCCACAATAATTGACAGCATTGTTGTATAGTTGTACCCATTACTTGAAGTTGCTGTACTTGGAGTTGCTGGACTTGagaatttaataacaaattgtgATAATACTCCGCAGAACCTATGTTAAAATAATAGGTATCAATgacttaataattatcaattaaatatttcatttgataaaaatgattaataaaaatctttgttATATTACCATGTTGTGATTGATTCATAGGTAGTGGTGGATATCCCCAATAATTTCCTGTAAATCCATTTTCGATAGCTGTTGTTTGAGGACCAATATCCATCAAATTTTCTAACATTTCATCTATATTTTGTTCACCAGAGCCAcctatatagatattaaattaaataaaaactaatattcgatttttaaaatatttcatacttGCCTGCAGTAGCAATTGGAGGCCATACATTTGTAGGTGTACCTGTATGACTAATACGTGAACTAGAACTTCTGTGACTATTCAGATCTGTATTACCGACATTGCGATTAATACTAGATGTTTGACCTTGATCCTATATTtcaatacataataaaattaatgaaaaaaaattattgacgaCATTAAAGTCAGATACGTATagttatgattaataatataacaatataaaaaatacgtaGATTACTTTTTTGACAAAATCTTCTATCTGGCGTCTTTTTGTTTGAACTGGTTGAATATCACTAACATTAttgctttgctttttttcaatattaactCCTATCAATGAAGGAGGTGGTGTGGATCCAGGAAAAATAGATACTGGTGGGGAATGAATAGTAGAATTTACTAATGGTTGCTTTAAACGCTGTAACTCCGCTCGAGTTGCTTGCAATAATGCAGATTGTTCTTTCAATTCTCTTGTAACAGCCtagtagataaataataaaacatataattttgtttaatatgaTACTTTATCAATGAATCACTTATTGTGTTCATACCTGAACTTCTTCAACAGTAGGTCTGTGTCTAGAATTCTTAGTTTTTTCACGAGTTACATCGTCATTATCAATTTGATTTTCCAATGCATTACTCGAGCTACATAAACTAGCACCTTCTTCCTGGGATTCATTTTCTTCTGCTCCTTCACCATTAACATCCACATCAGGTTCAGGCTCTGATGTAGAATCTAGACATTCTCTGACTCTTGTAGCTTCTTCCATTAATGCTTTTAAGTGATTGAGTTGTGCTTTCATAGCTTCCAATTCTGCTGCTTTATCTCTAGTCACATTCCTAGAGCCATCAGAGCtctaaatataaagaaaaaaattataataggataaaactttttttttatcaaaataaaatcacaTACTAAAACATACTAACACAACTGGCTCTGTCTGACATTTCCACAACTTGTAATTCAGCTAAAAGATGGTCCATATGCTTTTTCTTGCTCTGTAACTGAGTAAGTTTACCTATTAATGCAGCTGTTTCTGATTGTAATTCTTCAACATTTGTTGGTAATGGTGTAACCAAACGATTATTGCCTTCCCATGTAGAAGTTCCAGCAGCTTGATTTTCTTGTTGCAATAAAACTTGTTGGGCTTGTCGAGCTTCATTTAATCTTTCCCTAACACGATGTTGCATTCCAACTAAATTTGCATGATATTCTTGCAATTGTACAAGTTTTCTTTGAGATTCCTCCATTTTTCTACGTAATATCATTTCTCTACTGGTATCAGTATTTTCGTCCCCATCCTCCTTTCCACTATCGCCATTctgtgataaaataatataaaattatgattaataataatcatatagaTATTTGAGAATTTGTTGCTGCATGATAGCCAAGTGAAGGGACGAGCACCTCCATTCCTAATGTTGTATATAGACATTTTTGTAGAGCATTCTGGAGTATTCCAGAATAGTTGCTCCAAAAGTGAAAAACACCAATCCAGACCACTCAAGGGCCCAACTCTTTTCACGAATCCTACAATCTAGAAGCAGATTACGGGATAGAGGCAAGAATCGTCACGCTTAGAAATCGCGCAGCAacatgagaaaaaataaataacgtgaATTTAATGacataagaaattaaataaaagatccATAGTAGAAGGGGAATAATATCACTAATCGACGACACAAAAGCTACATGAGTGGTGCTCGGTACTCTCGaacatttcaaaaattaagaagaaggaacacgTATATCCAAGATCTTagtcatataaattttctattcataatctaaaaatatagaaattaagtttgatatttatgaagttatatatatatatatatatatatatatatatatatatgtcaaatatttctgaaataataaaacaagaaaattgaaccaaacatatttttttgaaacaaaTTCAAGTTTATAATAGTATAAGTTTTGCCTGTATATATAATCtggattaaaatattttattaacaaccGATTGtcaatagataataaattgtcaattagataataaattgaGGCGgagattatatataagaaataagaagtagaatctctctatatatatataaatattaaaataaaaaatattctttcaattGCTTTTGCGGTTCATATTATTACTAAATGAGAAGAGCATGCCACTGATATTAGTTATTTAAAGTCATGTTACAGTTTTGTGCCAATAACCTGATTTGTAATCCCATGATTGTGATATGTTTCCAAAAGTTTCGCCAATTTTGTTTCACTGTCACGAAGGTCCTCCACCATTCTgcttaatttttcattctggGTTTGAGCTCGCTACAGTAGATTTATAGTAGACAATGAACATGGAGAAATGtttgagtaaaaaagaaaaaatgtaacatGCTTTCAATagttaaaaatatgttatactTACTGGATCACTAGATTGACTAAGTGAGTCCATCATCGTTGAAGTAATTCCGATATAATCACGAATTTGATTTAAACGACTTTCCACTTGATTTCTATCAGGCTAAAgagatatttaattgtttagtaaaaaatttgtttcttaatagatttataaagttcattattatgtaaagttcatatataacaaaatgaaattcttattACCATTTTATCAACATTGGTTGGTTTACTTCCCTGCAAACATGAGGGTGACTGTGCTTGAGACTCCGTTGGTAACACCATTTTTGGCCAAGATGTACAATCCTCAGTCGAATAATTGCAATGTCGTCCACCACTATGTGATactgtattaaaaaatattatataacatagtGATAAAACtcgttagaataattattttctagaaAATTCTGGACACCTACCAAACTCGGATATTTCCTGATAAGACGTAGAAGGAAGTGATGAAACTGATCTGGTATTGCTATTTTTTGTCGTTCTTAAAGGTCCTCTTTCACTTACAAGTTGCCAATCAAGCTGGAACTAACAACCAAGTTAAATTCTAgttttaaatatctaaatcTAATTGAACTATTACAATTTACACGAAGTCTAGGACAGCTCAGTACAGACGACTCAACCACGCTAAAGTAACAGCTTTCCACATATTGTATTCTTAGAACAAGTATCACCCCACTACTCAACAGTATATTAATAGACTACATCCTAAATAGTAAAGTATGGCTGGCATAAAATAAGCAGAAACATAGTCTTCTATTGGTTACATtccaatattaaaaaaaaacagctTCTActatattcttttattgatTCTTACATGGCCAGTATActtatagttaatatcaaGAAAGCTATATATAGTTGTTCTCtaactttttcattatatatgcAATGAaactataagaaaatattaaataaaatttattaactatAGATAGTATATAGATTAATACCAAATTGTTAGAATGCTGTTGTACATGTCTGTGATAAGCAGAACGATTAGCCATTTGTTGATTAGCGGCGGATCGTTCTCTGTTTCTGTCGCTTCTTCTGTTACTTTTTGGAAGAGTGCCTGTGTTACGGGGACCATCGTTCATGCCTGACGACATATCTTCGTTTTGTATGTCTTCGTACAATCGCTCATATACTTTAAAacacaatttttattgaagtATCGTACACCAGCGGTccataatataaatgaaacttacatcgtattattttcttaagtgTGGCTATAAAGAAAATGTCCACATACACCAAAGAGTGAAACGAATTTACAACTGAAGAAAGGAATGTTTCGAGCGATAGATTAACCACTTTGAAAATATGTAACTACATCCAAGAATGTCTTACGTCAAAGTAGTTGGCAggctaataaaaagaattgattaCTATAAATAAAGTTAGGCCATTGACGCATTCGTTGCAATGATCAGCAGTACATTGGCTGCGACTTTAGAACACTGATCTAACAGCAGTCCGGTCTGCGGCCATTTTTAAATACAGATTgacattttgtttatttgctGCGATGTTCCTGCCGGTTAAAAAAGCacgacttttcttttcgtacaCGATTAATTCATTGAAGAATGTACAaagaatattaacaaatatattaaagtttaCGTTCCGTTTATAAACTTTGTAGTTCTATCAATCGTTAGGATACGTTcgcatacgcacacacacatatacaagtagaaaaatatctcGGAATAAGTTTTAATcgctaatatatataaaaataataattattaattcttcgGAAAATAATCACTGTTCCAGACGAAGGAAATCGTCAGTTGCTACACCAACGATTAAActgttgaaaaaataatttcatttttttttgttaggtGCCGCCATCTATTAACGGCCGTTGTTCATACTGCTCTTCGATCTGAAGTAGGATGTATTTGGATTACGAAGATGGCGTCGTTTCGCGCCATATAGCCAAGccgtttttaataataaataatacatgcAGTGAACGTCTACAGAGCAAATGCGGAGaatgtttattttacaaaGGGTATAGCAGAGAGTAGCCGAGTTTAAATACGAGATGAATATGAATGGCAGCTGTGCAAGGTATAGTATCCatttgtaaaaatgaattaagtTTATGGTTAAtgcaaatttttatgaaaataattataggctttgaaggaaaaaaaaacaataaaaagaaaaaaagaaagaaacaaacaaaagacaaaaaagagcAAACGAATGTTAGTATAAGTAACGTCATTACAAGTTCTCGTATTCTTCGTCCCTACCCTCAAACTCTTCGGTGTTATTCCCTCTCCTCGAGCACCGGTCTTACCTGTCCGATGCGCACGGCTAGTGGttggagagggggggggagacgTGTTGGGGCAAGAGACAGTTTTGCGCGGCGATTGCGAGCGTTCGTAAGCACGCGCGGGCTGCGACATTGTGTATGTTTTCACTTGCTCACTCGCTGGTTAGTAGCGTGCGTGCAACAGTGTGCGTGCGCGCATTTTCCTTAGGACCCTTTTATTCcacattttttaatctcttacTATCTGTGAAATGCTGACGAGCTGGCGACATGCCTATGATAGTATAGTCATCTCGGAACGCACAGCTCCATATTGGTGAGTTCTATATCTCTttgtttatatcgataattctcacacttatttctcttctttcacgatagaacaagaaaacaagagaaaaagaaaaacagagagagagagtgagagaaagtaagagacagagagagagagagagagagagagagagagagagagagagagatagtgtgaaagggagagggaggagggagaggaTTTGAGGTTAGGTCGaacatttcattataaaaaaaaacattttttaaaaatcaaaatattccaAAGAAAAACCATGAGACAATTATATCGTGACAACTTATGTAATGAAATCACGTGGAATACCgtgtttttgttctttgttttttgtttgccTTTTCTGTTctattctatttgttttttttttttgttttttttttttttttattttttttaaagaaaaaccaatatttttttcctacgaatttattacgatattttcgCAAGATACGTGTTAAT
This window encodes:
- the LOC124950039 gene encoding uncharacterized protein LOC124950039 isoform X3; the encoded protein is MSSGMNDGPRNTGTLPKSNRRSDRNRERSAANQQMANRSAYHRHVQQHSNNLFQLDWQLVSERGPLRTTKNSNTRSVSSLPSTSYQEISEFVSHSGGRHCNYSTEDCTSWPKMVLPTESQAQSPSCLQGSKPTNVDKMPDRNQVESRLNQIRDYIGITSTMMDSLSQSSDPNGDSGKEDGDENTDTSREMILRRKMEESQRKLVQLQEYHANLVGMQHRVRERLNEARQAQQVLLQQENQAAGTSTWEGNNRLVTPLPTNVEELQSETAALIGKLTQLQSKKKHMDHLLAELQVVEMSDRASCSSDGSRNVTRDKAAELEAMKAQLNHLKALMEEATRVRECLDSTSEPEPDVDVNGEGAEENESQEEGASLCSSSNALENQIDNDDVTREKTKNSRHRPTVEEVQAVTRELKEQSALLQATRAELQRLKQPLVNSTIHSPPVSIFPGSTPPPSLIGVNIEKKQSNNVSDIQPVQTKRRQIEDFVKKDQGQTSSINRNVGNTDLNSHRSSSSRISHTGTPTNVWPPIATAGGSGEQNIDEMLENLMDIGPQTTAIENGFTGNYWGYPPLPMNQSQHGSAEYYHNLLLNSQVQQLQVQQLQVMGTTIQQCCQLLWVQQRELQSMRTAITQLQLQLRQSQAVQRSNNSENQEEYSNLSRSVHHLADTLDAALPPSSSLPNLVSLPNTSPALSHSVVGTNSQQHQQQQLNNQVPPGNRANNYWDNFRSYSRQNLLSGSAKTVTDSTTASISNSTTSANSASSAVHTSLGKDKRNREQGTDNLPLPSLMIAETQYSLNLQQQSNLQQQERENTTMRSNIITNEVSQVDNSGEEAHSSFRLPHATNDENFLHNLSPEMREVIRSLVVANKKRPDNLVTILKEITAISEDKRLPLLLISLRFLQDTQPLQNAQNEAADQTGSDSCRSSDEDSDVGAILGFNLENQCSLNELVASTHAGSSSSPMAQVPLIDRLEMLTSSSPDNDNASASASALKPGCNEDLAEADQSRSESSGNQQIHHNEENNEQMQDDVTLSLGAALGTLESALVESDEDETTAKDEHDRGKLTTRRYRQCY
- the LOC124950039 gene encoding uncharacterized protein LOC124950039 isoform X1; translated protein: MSSGMNDGPRNTGTLPKSNRRSDRNRERSAANQQMANRSAYHRHVQQHSNNLFQLDWQLVSERGPLRTTKNSNTRSVSSLPSTSYQEISEFVSHSGGRHCNYSTEDCTSWPKMVLPTESQAQSPSCLQGSKPTNVDKMPDRNQVESRLNQIRDYIGITSTMMDSLSQSSDPRAQTQNEKLSRMVEDLRDSETKLAKLLETYHNHGITNQNGDSGKEDGDENTDTSREMILRRKMEESQRKLVQLQEYHANLVGMQHRVRERLNEARQAQQVLLQQENQAAGTSTWEGNNRLVTPLPTNVEELQSETAALIGKLTQLQSKKKHMDHLLAELQVVEMSDRASCSSDGSRNVTRDKAAELEAMKAQLNHLKALMEEATRVRECLDSTSEPEPDVDVNGEGAEENESQEEGASLCSSSNALENQIDNDDVTREKTKNSRHRPTVEEVQAVTRELKEQSALLQATRAELQRLKQPLVNSTIHSPPVSIFPGSTPPPSLIGVNIEKKQSNNVSDIQPVQTKRRQIEDFVKKDQGQTSSINRNVGNTDLNSHRSSSSRISHTGTPTNVWPPIATAGGSGEQNIDEMLENLMDIGPQTTAIENGFTGNYWGYPPLPMNQSQHGSAEYYHNLLLNSQVQQLQVQQLQVMGTTIQQCCQLLWVQQRELQSMRTAITQLQLQLRQSQAVQRSNNSENQEEYSNLSRSVHHLADTLDAALPPSSSLPNLVSLPNTSPALSHSVVGTNSQQHQQQQLNNQVPPGNRANNYWDNFRSYSRQNLLSGSAKTVTDSTTASISNSTTSANSASSAVHTSLGKDKRNREQGTDNLPLPSLMIAETQYSLNLQQQSNLQQQERENTTMRSNIITNEVSQVDNSGEEAHSSFRLPHATNDENFLHNLSPEMREVIRSLVVANKKRPDNLVTILKEITAISEDKRLPLLLISLRFLQDTQPLQNAQNEAADQTGSDSCRSSDEDSDVGAILGFNLENQCSLNELVASTHAGSSSSPMAQVPLIDRLEMLTSSSPDNDNASASASALKPGCNEDLAEADQSRSESSGNQQIHHNEENNEQMQDDVTLSLGAALGTLESALVESDEDETTAKDEHDRGKLTTRRYRQCY
- the LOC124950039 gene encoding uncharacterized protein LOC124950039 isoform X4 translates to MVLPTESQAQSPSCLQGSKPTNVDKMPDRNQVESRLNQIRDYIGITSTMMDSLSQSSDPRAQTQNEKLSRMVEDLRDSETKLAKLLETYHNHGITNQNGDSGKEDGDENTDTSREMILRRKMEESQRKLVQLQEYHANLVGMQHRVRERLNEARQAQQVLLQQENQAAGTSTWEGNNRLVTPLPTNVEELQSETAALIGKLTQLQSKKKHMDHLLAELQVVEMSDRASCSSDGSRNVTRDKAAELEAMKAQLNHLKALMEEATRVRECLDSTSEPEPDVDVNGEGAEENESQEEGASLCSSSNALENQIDNDDVTREKTKNSRHRPTVEEVQAVTRELKEQSALLQATRAELQRLKQPLVNSTIHSPPVSIFPGSTPPPSLIGVNIEKKQSNNVSDIQPVQTKRRQIEDFVKKDQGQTSSINRNVGNTDLNSHRSSSSRISHTGTPTNVWPPIATAGGSGEQNIDEMLENLMDIGPQTTAIENGFTGNYWGYPPLPMNQSQHGSAEYYHNLLLNSQVQQLQVQQLQVMGTTIQQCCQLLWVQQRELQSMRTAITQLQLQLRQSQAVQRSNNSENQEEYSNLSRSVHHLADTLDAALPPSSSLPNLVSLPNTSPALSHSVVGTNSQQHQQQQLNNQVPPGNRANNYWDNFRSYSRQNLLSGSAKTVTDSTTASISNSTTSANSASSAVHTSLGKDKRNREQGTDNLPLPSLMIAETQYSLNLQQQSNLQQQERENTTMRSNIITNEVSQVDNSGEEAHSSFRLPHATNDENFLHNLSPEMREVIRSLVVANKKRPDNLVTILKEITAISEDKRLPLLLISLRFLQDTQPLQNAQNEAADQTGSDSCRSSDEDSDVGAILGFNLENQCSLNELVASTHAGSSSSPMAQVPLIDRLEMLTSSSPDNDNASASASALKPGCNEDLAEADQSRSESSGNQQIHHNEENNEQMQDDVTLSLGAALGTLESALVESDEDETTAKDEHDRGKLTTRRYRQCY
- the LOC124950039 gene encoding uncharacterized protein LOC124950039 isoform X5 translates to MENGDSGKEDGDENTDTSREMILRRKMEESQRKLVQLQEYHANLVGMQHRVRERLNEARQAQQVLLQQENQAAGTSTWEGNNRLVTPLPTNVEELQSETAALIGKLTQLQSKKKHMDHLLAELQVVEMSDRASCSSDGSRNVTRDKAAELEAMKAQLNHLKALMEEATRVRECLDSTSEPEPDVDVNGEGAEENESQEEGASLCSSSNALENQIDNDDVTREKTKNSRHRPTVEEVQAVTRELKEQSALLQATRAELQRLKQPLVNSTIHSPPVSIFPGSTPPPSLIGVNIEKKQSNNVSDIQPVQTKRRQIEDFVKKDQGQTSSINRNVGNTDLNSHRSSSSRISHTGTPTNVWPPIATAGGSGEQNIDEMLENLMDIGPQTTAIENGFTGNYWGYPPLPMNQSQHGSAEYYHNLLLNSQVQQLQVQQLQVMGTTIQQCCQLLWVQQRELQSMRTAITQLQLQLRQSQAVQRSNNSENQEEYSNLSRSVHHLADTLDAALPPSSSLPNLVSLPNTSPALSHSVVGTNSQQHQQQQLNNQVPPGNRANNYWDNFRSYSRQNLLSGSAKTVTDSTTASISNSTTSANSASSAVHTSLGKDKRNREQGTDNLPLPSLMIAETQYSLNLQQQSNLQQQERENTTMRSNIITNEVSQVDNSGEEAHSSFRLPHATNDENFLHNLSPEMREVIRSLVVANKKRPDNLVTILKEITAISEDKRLPLLLISLRFLQDTQPLQNAQNEAADQTGSDSCRSSDEDSDVGAILGFNLENQCSLNELVASTHAGSSSSPMAQVPLIDRLEMLTSSSPDNDNASASASALKPGCNEDLAEADQSRSESSGNQQIHHNEENNEQMQDDVTLSLGAALGTLESALVESDEDETTAKDEHDRGKLTTRRYRQCY